In a genomic window of Zingiber officinale cultivar Zhangliang chromosome 9B, Zo_v1.1, whole genome shotgun sequence:
- the LOC122023845 gene encoding stem-specific protein TSJT1-like encodes MLGVFSGDLVEVPAELVVAGNRTPSPKTRASELVNRFLKSASPAVSIQLAGLGHLAYSHANQSPFSPRLFAAKDEIYCLFQGLLTNLGSLRQQYGLSKSADESVLVIEAYRALRDRAPYPPSFMLGHLAGSFAFVLFDKSTSSVLVASDPDGRVPFFWGITADGCIAFSQDLDLLKGSCGKSLAPFPKGCYYSNAFGGLKSYENPKHKVTAVLEEDEEEVCGATFKVEGSAAIAATH; translated from the exons ATGTTGGGTGTCTTCAGCGGAGACTTGGTGGAGGTGCCGGCGGAGCTGGTGGTCGCCGGCAACCGGACGCCGTCGCCAAAGACCCGCGCCTCGGAGCTGGTGAACCGCTTCCTGAAGTCCGCTTCACCGGCGGTGTCCATCCAACTGGCCGGCCTGGGCCACCTCGCCTACTCCCACGCCAACCAATCTCCCTTCTCCCCCAG GTTGTTCGCGGCGAAGGACGAGATCTACTGCCTGTTCCAGGGGTTGCTGACCAACCTGGGGAGCCTCCGGCAGCAGTACGGGCTGTCGAAGAGCGCCGACGAGTCCGTGCTGGTGATCGAGGCCTACAGGGCTCTGCGCGACCGGGCGCCGTACCCCCCAAGCTTCATGCTCGGCCACCTCGCCGGCAGCTTCGCCTTCGTCCTCTTCGACAAGTCCACCTCCTCCGTCCTCGTCGCCTCT GATCCTGATGGAAGGGTGCCCTTCTTCTGGGGGATCACCGCCGATGGTTGCATTGCCTTCTCTCAAGATCTGGATCTGCTCAAGGGATCATGCGGCAAGTCTCTGGCTCCCTTCCCCAAAG GATGTTATTACTCAAACGCCTTCGGAGGCCTCAAGAGCTATGAGAACCCAAAGCACAAGGTGACTGCTGTGCTAGAGGAAGATGAGGAAGAAGTTTGTGGTGCCACCTTCAAG gtggaaggatctgcggcCATTGCAGCAACACACTAG
- the LOC122024065 gene encoding heavy metal-associated isoprenylated plant protein 32-like, whose translation MSKEANKFLKIQACVLKVNNICCDGCQKKVRRVLLRTEGVYEVTIDGEKRKVTVTGTADPATLIRKLNKAGKHAELWHAKGGGQQKLTDMLQEHKLDHAKGQQKGGGGGGGGKEKKSQKQTQEMGKGFKDLKFPDLKLPFKKDDNRKVKFNLPSQEEVDDGSDYDSDDDDDWEEFDDEDLDDMHDEFGGDGMLGGPKTMNPNLKNFNQFNGKENKAASHKKGGGGKGVNLVQVINKAMGSKNGGDGKQNQASGGGKKGHGTHESKNGGGSNKNAKGGNQGNHGHPSSHGANKHVDGSNTNGFPAGAMPPGYFQPGTMPPEMMMAGGNPYQQQQYLQALMQQQQQQQRMMMMGGAERPAFSPAQLGYGYGRPVYVPQMQPYPQEVPYNMFSDENPNSCSVM comes from the exons ATGAGTAAAGAAGCCAACAAGTTCCTAAAGATCCAG GCTTGTGTTCTGAAGGTGAATAATATCTGCTGCGATGGCTGCCAGAAAAAAGTAAGAAGAGTGCTTCTCAGAACTGAGG GGGTGTACGAAGTGACAATAGATGGAGAGAAGAGGAAGGTTACAGTCACAGGGACTGCGGATCCGGCCACCCTCATCAGAAAGCTTAACAAGGCTGGCAAACACGCTGAGCTTTGGCATGCAAAGGGAGGAGGCCAGCAGAAACTTACCGATATGCTTCAGGAGCACAAGCTTGACCATGCCAAAGGACAGCAaaagggcggcggcggcggcggcggcggcaaggAGAAGAAGTCACAGAAGCAGACTCAGGAGATGGGGAAAGGGTTTAAAGATCTGAAATTTCCCGACCTCAAGCTGCCTTTCAAGAAAGATGACAACAGGAAGGTCAAGTTCAATCTGCCTTCCCAGGAAGAGGTGGATGATGGGAGCGACTACGACAGCGACGACGATGATGACTGGGAGGAGTTTGACGACGAGGACTTAGACGACATGCATGATGAGTTTGGCGGCGATGGCATGCTTGGTGGCCCTAAGACGATGAACCCCAACCTGAAGAACTTTAACCAGTTTAATGGGAAAGAGAACAAGGCAGCAAGTCATAAGAAAGGTGGTGGTGGTAAGGGAGTCAATCTAGTTCAAGTGATCAATAAGGCCATGGGAAGCAAAAATGGTGGTGACGGAAAGCAAAATCAAGCCAGTGGTGGCGGTAAAAAGGGCCATGGAACTCATGAGAGTAAGAATGGAGGAGGAAGCAACAAGAACGCCAAAGGTGGAAATCAGGGTAACCATGGCCACCCTTCGTCCCATGGAGCTAACAAACATGTTGATGGGAGCAACACTAACGGTTTTCCGGCAGGCGCCATGCCGCCGGGCTACTTCCAGCCCGGAACGATGCCGCCGGAGATGATGAtggcaggtggaaacccctacCAACAGCAGCAATACTTGCAAGCACtaatgcagcagcagcagcagcaacagaggatgatgatgatgggtGGGGCAGAACGGCCGGCTTTCTCACCAGCACAGCTGGGCTACGGCTATGGCCGGCCGGTCTACGTGCCGCAGATGCAGCCGTACCCCCAGGAGGTGCCATACAACATGTTCAGCGATGAGAATCCTAACAGCTGCTCAGTCATGTGA